Proteins encoded within one genomic window of Camelina sativa cultivar DH55 chromosome 19, Cs, whole genome shotgun sequence:
- the LOC104764569 gene encoding BRISC complex subunit Abro1-like isoform X1, with protein MDDLSLEKIEISGSILASMIQRASSSPSDVDGLIFGQIHRIVSSNLSDDSPADSFSSSSSSDQIVATVTSFACSGKTVSFYDPLGRVNSRRVDSLRVDSPDRLIGWFSARRKTANRPSMRESAVTSSLSSQFHLPIEDSQNPKSTNMASSVFFLLTTPSTDQCIHTHEYRAYQFRSSKQRLEPRSVGVVNIGPAFRGHYGSFIPKSGFPPLVCELDSSAMVVDRDEGSLGAKKQAAKDQKEIDALAEGLQVGDLKRLVGAEAASFTGGIEDMYERMLAKIQSLASDVETSSAFVFQQEKHNRKLRNRVARIGR; from the exons ATGGACGATCTCTCACTTGAGAAAATCGAGATTTCGGGTTCAATATTGGCGTCGATGATTCAACGAGCTTCCTCCTCTCCCAGTGACGTCGATGGCTTGATCTTCGGTCAAATCCACCGCATCGTCTCCTCTAATCTGTCCGACGACTCTCCGGCGGATTCGTTCTCCTCGAGTTCCTCGTCTGATCAAATTGTAGCCACCGTTACGAGTTTCGCCTGCTCTGGTAAGACCGTCTCATTCTACGATCCGCTTGGCCGAGTTAACTCCCGTCGAGTCGATTCCCTCCGCGTCGACTCGCCGGACCGCTTAATTGGCTGGTTCTCCGCCCGTCGGAAAACCGCTAACCGTCCCTCAATGAGAGAGTCAGCCGTCACTTCGTCTCTCTCGTCTCAATTTCACTTGCCGATCGAGGATTcgcaaaaccctaaatcgacgAACATGGCTTCATCCGTGTTCTTCCTTCTCACTACGCCATCGACTGATCAGTGCATTCACACGCACGAGTACCGTGCGTACCAGTTCCGATCCTCGAAACAACGGCTCGAACCGAGATCAGTTGGTGTAGTCAACATTGGACCGGCGTTTCGAGGCCACTACGGTTCGTTTATCCCGAAATCGGGATTTCCGCCGCTGGTCTGCGAGTTGGATAGCTCAGCCATGGTCGTGGATAGGGATGAGGGTTCCTTGGGTGCGAAGAAGCAAGCAGCGAAAGATCAGAAGGAGATCGATGCTTTGGCTGAAGGGTTACAAGTTGGAGACTTGAAACGTTTGGTTGGAGCTGAAGCTGCGAGTTTCACTGGCGGGATTGAAGATATGTATGAGAGAATGTTGGCCAAGATCCAAAGCTTGGCTTCGGATGTTGAGACGAGCTCGGCTTTCGTATTTCAACAG GAGAAACATAATCGGAAGTTGAGAAATCGGGTTGCCAGAATCGGGCGATGA